GAGGGCGGCGGCGACCAGGTGATGGTGCGCGGGGCCCCCAAGCACGTGAACGCCTACGCCAAGGACTTCCTATTCACCGACGCCCAGCTGCGCCAGCCGGTGAAGAGCCTCTCCGGCGGCGAGCGCAACCGCCTCCTGCTGGCGCGGGCCCTGGCGAGCCCGGCGAACGTGATGGTGCTGGACGAGCCGACCAACGACCTCGACATGGACACCCTCGACCTGCTCGAGGACCTGCTGGCCGACTACGACGGCACCCTGATCCTGGTCAGCCACGACCGCGACTTCATCGACCGGCTGGCCACCTCCACCATCGGCCTGGACGGGACCGGGCGGGCGGTCGAGACGCCGGGCGGCTGGCAGGACTTCCTTTCCCAGAACCCGGGCTTCTTCGGCCGGGTGGAGCCGAAGCCCGAGCCGGCGAAGGCCGCGCCCGCGCCGCCGCGCGCGGCGGCCGCACCCGCCAAGCTGTCCTACAAGGAGCAGCGCCGGCTGGCCGAGCTGGACGCGCTGATCCACGACCTGCCGGGCAAGATCGCGACGCTGGAGACGGCGCTCGCAGATCCCGAGCTCTATGCCCGCGATCCGGCCGGTTTCGAGCGGTTCAGCCGCGCGCTGGAGGCGGCCCAGGCCCAGCTCGCCGCGGCCGAGGAGGAGTGGCTGGCCCTGGAGGAGCGTCGCGAGGCGCTGGAGGCGGGCCGGTAGCGCTTTCCTGTGGATAAGCCCAGGCGCTTGAATCCACGCGCGAAACGGTCGCCCGTCCCGCGGTTGTTAACAGTTTCTTCACGGATTCTTGACGCCCGGCGCACATGGAGGCGCTTTCGGGCGCTTGCCTCATAGCGGGTTCGGGCGCACCGTCAAGTCGCCGAAAGGAACTGCGGCGCAGGCGGACGGAGAAGCTGGCGACAGCGGACCCCGAAACCAAGCGAGCGGAGTGTCCAGCGGACGCAACGAACCGGGGCGACCCGGAACCTGCGACCCCGCGAAGACATCGGCGGTGAGGGAAAACACCCGGGGCGACCCGGAACCGAACTCGCCGCTGGCCTTGCCGGCGCAGATCCCCCAACGGATCTGGATGAGAGGGCGACGCCCCGGGAAACCGGAGCGCCGCCCTCTTGCTATGGGGCCCCTTCCAACCTCGGCTGCAGCGCCCTACGCTCCGGCCGTCCGCGTCGGGGGTGCGCCACCATGAAAGCCTTGCGTTCGATCGTCTTCGCCGCAGCCGCGCTGCTCGCGGCCTGCTCGGGCCAGAAGGAGGACGCCGCGCCGGCCGCGGGCCAGCCCACGTCCATCCGCTTCGCCACCGACTGGCGGGCCCAGGCCGAGCACGGCGGCTTCTACCAGGCGCTGGCCTCGGGCGAGTACGCCCGCCGCGGCCTCGACGTGAAGATCGTGCAGGGCGGGCCGGGCGTGAACGTGCCCCAGCTCATCGCCGCGGGCGCGGTCGAGATGGGCATGGGCTCCAACAGCTTCATCGTCATGAACCTGGCCCAGGAAGGGGCGCCGGTGAAGGCGGTCGCCGCCTTCATGCAGAAGGACCCGCAGGTGCTGATCGCCCACCCCGACCAGGGGATCGAGCGGCTGGCCGACCTGAAGGGCCATCCCATCCTGCTGTCCGACGCCTCGGTCAGCGCGTTCTGGGTGTGGCTGAAGGCCAAGTACGGCTTCACGGACGACCAGGTGCGCAAGTACGGCTTCAACCCCGCGCCCTTCCTGGCCGACAAGCGGGCCGCCCAGCAGGGCTACATCACCTCCGAGCCCTACACGATCCAGAAGGTCGCCGGCTTCCAGCCCAAGGTCTTCCTCCTCGCCGACGAGGGCTTCCCCGGCTACGCCACCATGGTCCTGGCGCGCGACAGCCTGATCTCGCAGAATCCCGCCGCCGTGCAGGCCTTCGTCGAGGCCTCGGCCAAGGGCTGGCGCGACTACCTCTATGGCGATCCCACCGCCGCCAACGAGCTGATCCGCAAGGACAATCCCGAGATGACCCAGGACGTCCTCGACCAGGCCCGGGAGAAGCTGAAGAGCTACCGCATCGTGGAGGGCGACGAGGGCCTGCCGGTCGGCGCCATGACCGACGCCCGCTGGGCCGCCTTCGCCGAGGTCGCCAAGGCGCAGGGCGTCTACCCCGAGAGCCTGGACCCCAAGCGCGCCTACACGCTCCAGTTCGTCGCCAAGTGAGCGTCGCGAGCCTCATCGGCGCCGAGGTCGAGTATCCCCGGGGCCGCGCCCTGGGGCCGGTCGACCTGGCCGTCGGCGAGGGCGAGATCCTGGCGCTGGTGGGCCCGTCCGGCTGCGGCAAGTCCACGGCGCTGCGCCTGCTGGCCGGCCTCGAGGCGCCGACGGGCGGGCAGGTGACCCGCGCAACCGGCCGGGGCGAGACCGCCGTCGTCTTCCAGGCGCCGACCCTGGCGCCCTGGCTCTCGGCCCGGGCCAACGCCGCCCTGCCGCTGGAGCTGGCCGGCGTTCCGGCCGCGGAAGCCCGCCGCCGGGCCGACGCGGCCCTCGCCCGGGTGGGCCTGGCCGGCGCCGAGACCGCCCGCCCGGCCCAGCTTTCGGGCGGCATGGCCATGCGGGTCTCCCTGGCCCGCGCGATGGTCACCGAGCCGCGGCTGCTGCTGCTGGACGAGCCCTTCGCCGCCCTGGACGAGATCACCCGCCGGGCCTTGGCCGACGACGTCCTGGCGCTGTGGGACGCTTCGCGCCCCGCCATCGTCTTCGTCACCCACAACGTCGAGGAGGCCGTCTACATGGCCTCGCGGGTCGTGGTGATGAGCCGCAGCCCCGGGCGCATCGTCGGCGACTTCCCGGTCGCGGGGCCCCTTCCCCGCCCGGCGCATTTCCGCGCCGAGCCCGGCTTCCGCGCCACGGCCGAGCAGGTCTCGGCCGCCCTCGCCGAGGGGATCGCCGCATGAGGGGGATCGCCTACGCCCTCGCGCCCTTCGCCCTGGCCGCCCTGCTGCTGGCCGGATGGGAGGTCGCCTGCCGCGCCCTCGAGGTTCCGGCCTACTTCCTGCCGCCGCCGTCCGCGGTGGCTGTCTCGCTCGTCGAGAACTTCCCCGTCCTTTTCCGCGCCGCCTGGCAGACCCTGTGGGTGGCCCTCGTCGCCCTGGCGGGCGCCAGCCTGATCGCCCAGGCGCTGGCGCTGCTGACCGCGCTCAGCCCCTTGCTCGACCGCGCCATCCGACCGCTGGCCTCGGTGGTGCAGGTGACCCCCGTCGTCGCCCTGGCGCCGCTGGTGCTGATCTGGGCGGGCCTCGATCATCCGGGGCGAGCGCTCGTGGCCCTCGCCGTAGTGGTGGCCTTCTTCCCGATCTTCTCGGGCGCCGCCGCCGGCCTGCGCTCGGCCGACCCGGACCTGGAGCGCCTGTTCGACCTCTATGGCGCGAGCCGCTGGCAGCGGGTGACCCGCCTGCGCCTGCCCGCCGCCGTGCCGTTCCTGCTGGAGGGCCACAAGGTCGGCGCCGGCCTTTCCCTCATCGGTGCGGTGGTGGCCGAGTTCGGCGCCGGTTCGGGCGGCGGCGGCGGCCTGGCCTGGCAGATCCTCGACGCCGGCAACAAGCTGCAGACCGACCGGATGATCGCCGCCCTTGTCCTCCTGGGCCTGATGGGCGTGGTCCTGCACGCCCTGCTGGAGCGCCTGGAACGCGCCGGCCTGCGCTGGTGGCGCGGGCGCTAGCTACCGCGCCGCCTGGTTCACCGGCTTGAGGTCGTAGCGGACCGGCACCCGCACCTTGGCGCCCACGACCGGCTGGCCCTCGGCGCTCCAGGGCTCGACCTTGAACTTGGGGGCCAGCGCCAGCACCGCCTCGCCAAATCCCTGGCCGGCCGGCATCTCGCGGTCGACGACGCAGCCCGACAGCGTCCCGCCCGCCTGGACGTCGCACACCAGGGTCACCCGGATGTCGTTCGGGCCGTTCTCATGCTTCGGGATGGTCGCCTGGAAGTCGGCGGCGGTGGGCGTGGCCGTCCACTTCGGCGTGACCGCCGTGAAGCCGGGCTTCAGCACCTCGGTCGAGAAGTTCACCGGCACCAGCACCTGGGCGTCGCGGCCGTCGGCCACCTTGATGCTCCGGGCCACCCGAAGGGCCGCGGCGGCGAAACCGTAGCCGCGCGGCTCCTCACCCACGGCGACGCAGCCGGAGAGCCCGGCGTGACGGGTGACGGTGCAGTTCAGGGCCACGGCGCCTGAGACGCCCGCCGCCTTCGCGCGCTCAGGGAAGGCGGCGGCGACCTCGGCCGCGGTCGGCGCATCGGTGACGGTCGCGGCGACCTGGGCGAGCGCCGGGAGCGCGAACAGGGCGCCCGCGGCGCCGACGATGGTGAAACGGCTTCTGCGCATGCTGCAATCCTCCCGGAAGCGGGAGCATGGCGCCGCGGCCGGCGGCTGAGAAGCGGGAAAACTAGTCGGCTGCGCGGCTGGGGACGTCGCTCCGGAGCCGGTCCAGGGCGTCGAGGGCCAGCACGCTCAGCGAGCGCAGGCCGTGCTCTGCGAACACGTCGAGGGCGGCCTCCAGCGACAGCAGCGCCGAGGCGCGCTCGCCCGCATCGCGCCCGGTCATGCCCATGCGGGTCTCGTAGAGGCGGGCCAGGTGCAGCTGGGAAAGGGCCCAGCCGACCGGGTCGCGGCGGGCGGACTTGGCGGCCAGCTCCATCTTCATCGCCGCCTCGGCGGCGTCGAGCACCGCAAGGTCGCCGGTCAGCTCGGCCGACCGGGCCAGGCACATCGCCCGGGCGCTGGCGGCGGCTCCGCGCAGCGGCAGCGCCGGAACCTCCCGGAGCACGAGCCCGGCGCGGTCGTAGCAGCTCACCGCCTGTTCGAAGGCGCGCGGGTCGCCGGCGGCCTCGCCGAGCGCCTGCAGCGCGTGGGCCAGGGCCGACTGAGCCCGGGCCCAGTCCAGCGGGCTGTGATCGCGGGTCAGGTGATCGATCGTCTCGGAAAGCCGGCTCGCGCCCGCGGCGATGGAACCGACGTCGCCCGTGAGTTCGCCCAGCAGGGCGAGCGCCTGTCCCCGGGCCGCCTCGGCGCGGGCCCAGGTGAGCGGCTCGTAGGCCACGTCCAGCCGATCAGCGGCGCGGGCCGCTTCGTCCACGGCCTGGCGCAGGAGCGCCTCGTCCTTCAGCCGCACGCCCCAGCCGCAGAGCAGATCGGCGCGGATCAGGCGCGCTTCGCCCGCAAGCGGCCGGACGCAGGTCGACCGCCGGGCCTGGGCCTCCAGGGCGGCGATGGGAGCGGCGAAGGCGTGAGCGGCCGCGCGGGCCTCCTCGAGGCCGCACGTCTCGAGCGTGCGCCGGCCGGCGATGGCGGCCAGGCCGACATCGGCCAGGGCCAGAGCCACGCCGCCGCGCACCGCGCCGCGGACTTCGCGGAAGGCCATCTCGGCCGCCGCGTCCAGTCCCGGATCGCCGAACAGCTCGGCCCCCAGCAGGGCGCAGAACGCCTGCTCGCAGCGGGCGCGGGCCCAGCCGTCGGCGCGCCGCTCGCCCTCGAAGCCAGCGGCGGC
The Phenylobacterium zucineum HLK1 genome window above contains:
- a CDS encoding ABC transporter permease, whose translation is MRGIAYALAPFALAALLLAGWEVACRALEVPAYFLPPPSAVAVSLVENFPVLFRAAWQTLWVALVALAGASLIAQALALLTALSPLLDRAIRPLASVVQVTPVVALAPLVLIWAGLDHPGRALVALAVVVAFFPIFSGAAAGLRSADPDLERLFDLYGASRWQRVTRLRLPAAVPFLLEGHKVGAGLSLIGAVVAEFGAGSGGGGGLAWQILDAGNKLQTDRMIAALVLLGLMGVVLHALLERLERAGLRWWRGR
- a CDS encoding energy transducer TonB, which encodes MRRSRFTIVGAAGALFALPALAQVAATVTDAPTAAEVAAAFPERAKAAGVSGAVALNCTVTRHAGLSGCVAVGEEPRGYGFAAAALRVARSIKVADGRDAQVLVPVNFSTEVLKPGFTAVTPKWTATPTAADFQATIPKHENGPNDIRVTLVCDVQAGGTLSGCVVDREMPAGQGFGEAVLALAPKFKVEPWSAEGQPVVGAKVRVPVRYDLKPVNQAAR
- a CDS encoding ABC transporter substrate-binding protein, with product MKALRSIVFAAAALLAACSGQKEDAAPAAGQPTSIRFATDWRAQAEHGGFYQALASGEYARRGLDVKIVQGGPGVNVPQLIAAGAVEMGMGSNSFIVMNLAQEGAPVKAVAAFMQKDPQVLIAHPDQGIERLADLKGHPILLSDASVSAFWVWLKAKYGFTDDQVRKYGFNPAPFLADKRAAQQGYITSEPYTIQKVAGFQPKVFLLADEGFPGYATMVLARDSLISQNPAAVQAFVEASAKGWRDYLYGDPTAANELIRKDNPEMTQDVLDQAREKLKSYRIVEGDEGLPVGAMTDARWAAFAEVAKAQGVYPESLDPKRAYTLQFVAK
- a CDS encoding ABC transporter ATP-binding protein yields the protein MSVASLIGAEVEYPRGRALGPVDLAVGEGEILALVGPSGCGKSTALRLLAGLEAPTGGQVTRATGRGETAVVFQAPTLAPWLSARANAALPLELAGVPAAEARRRADAALARVGLAGAETARPAQLSGGMAMRVSLARAMVTEPRLLLLDEPFAALDEITRRALADDVLALWDASRPAIVFVTHNVEEAVYMASRVVVMSRSPGRIVGDFPVAGPLPRPAHFRAEPGFRATAEQVSAALAEGIAA